From Helicobacter ganmani, one genomic window encodes:
- a CDS encoding YtxH domain-containing protein, whose protein sequence is MSQPNPNNPYINSFDTRNTQNNAQYGIPNSQNQNNPYTTTGFLGNENTQKDFLKGALIGAVATFILTNENAQKAIFKGFAKVSSLFESGIEELKERYEDAKAEVNDVEMDT, encoded by the coding sequence ATGTCTCAACCAAATCCAAATAATCCCTATATCAATTCTTTTGACACAAGAAATACACAAAACAATGCGCAATACGGAATCCCAAACTCTCAAAACCAAAACAATCCTTATACTACAACAGGATTTCTTGGAAATGAGAATACGCAAAAAGATTTTCTAAAAGGCGCACTTATTGGTGCAGTTGCAACCTTTATCTTAACTAATGAGAATGCACAAAAAGCGATTTTTAAAGGTTTTGCCAAGGTAAGTAGCTTGTTTGAAAGCGGAATAGAGGAGTTAAAAGAACGTTATGAGGACGCAAAGGCGGAAGTCAATGATGTTGAAATGGACACCTAA
- a CDS encoding HMA2 domain-containing protein, whose amino-acid sequence MEKFIFKEGQEFSITPQDLQVFSDYFSIIHHTKGRIRLRADAKLKKYVENSAVDFQAFLKFLEKTPLISTIKLNELIGSLTIQYDAHLLNPKVFEDLMQGEKLEEIAQIINYHLQRRLNEG is encoded by the coding sequence GTGGAAAAATTTATATTTAAAGAGGGTCAGGAATTTTCCATTACACCTCAAGACTTGCAGGTTTTTAGTGATTATTTTTCTATTATTCATCACACAAAGGGTAGAATCCGTTTGCGTGCAGATGCGAAATTGAAAAAATATGTGGAAAATAGTGCGGTAGATTTTCAGGCATTTTTGAAATTTTTAGAAAAAACTCCATTGATATCCACCATCAAGCTTAATGAATTAATTGGCTCATTGACGATTCAATATGACGCACATTTGCTAAATCCAAAGGTTTTTGAGGATTTAATGCAGGGTGAAAAACTAGAAGAGATTGCGCAAATAATCAATTATCATCTTCAAAGGAGATTAAATGAGGGCTGA
- a CDS encoding ferritin family protein translates to MRAENLLLALNDEYKAYSFYASVSSYGQVFAHLQNAEQTHINALSWHLQNLGVVIPQNPYNAESFASFSSIEEILQTALINENKNVELYNTLIANEKDSEVLDTFYRLQAASFNNHIPALIHTFEQVQGVARDSTQNLQSTLKALSEGKALLNEAGEMVNKMQNGALSQMELESFLHKFNYSLIGGVIVGALGASLLNEFLNQNKE, encoded by the coding sequence ATGAGGGCTGAAAATTTACTTTTGGCTTTAAACGATGAATACAAAGCTTATAGCTTTTATGCGTCTGTAAGCTCTTATGGGCAAGTCTTTGCTCATCTCCAAAATGCCGAACAAACGCATATTAACGCTTTGAGTTGGCATTTGCAAAATTTAGGTGTTGTAATTCCACAGAATCCTTACAATGCGGAGAGTTTTGCAAGTTTTTCTAGCATAGAGGAAATTTTACAGACTGCACTTATAAACGAAAATAAAAATGTAGAACTTTACAATACTCTTATTGCAAATGAGAAGGATTCGGAAGTGTTAGACACCTTTTATCGTCTCCAAGCTGCAAGCTTTAATAACCATATTCCCGCACTTATTCATACATTTGAGCAGGTTCAAGGTGTTGCACGAGATTCTACACAAAATCTCCAAAGCACACTTAAAGCCTTAAGTGAGGGTAAAGCACTCTTAAATGAGGCAGGTGAAATGGTTAATAAAATGCAAAATGGAGCTCTAAGTCAAATGGAGTTAGAAAGTTTTTTGCATAAATTCAACTATTCTCTCATTGGCGGGGTCATTGTTGGAGCATTGGGGGCGAGTTTATTAAACGAATTTTTAAATCAAAACAAGGAGTAA
- a CDS encoding YtxH domain-containing protein produces the protein MALPFVAGLAVGAGVALLFTQRRKIKESFENHTINADLQKGLDKGREVSHKALQCVQSTLEKTAQNLKDKIDSKEDSKDSTQTT, from the coding sequence ATGGCATTACCATTTGTTGCGGGGCTAGCAGTCGGGGCAGGAGTTGCGCTTCTCTTTACGCAGCGCAGAAAAATCAAAGAATCTTTTGAAAATCACACAATAAATGCAGATTTGCAAAAAGGCTTAGATAAAGGGAGAGAGGTTTCCCATAAGGCATTGCAATGTGTGCAAAGCACCCTTGAAAAAACCGCACAGAATTTAAAGGATAAGATAGACTCCAAAGAGGATTCTAAGGATTCTACGCAAACCACATAA
- a CDS encoding heavy metal translocating P-type ATPase, with amino-acid sequence MQLILLHATQTRARFKYHCKSSFRVDSLKLRLLLESCAEISNARVNAILGNVIVVFRGELEEITSLVQTALEQAKVESQGVNKKESYLALRDEIPSSAEVARAGSAFLISPFLQNPKFQLGFSAIASAPLLFSGIKETLTHGINSRTLEAMAVAISLYLKDFKTANSTNFMLALGEYIEEMTMYKSDDLLKELAKQKSGEAWVERIQDGENVLLQVSSEELKVSDIVVIGAGDTILVDGHITQGKALINQISMTGEATPTPKDYGDKVLSGTIVQEGQIKVWAESVGEQTAMARIKTYIKETLVQKSSQELNASKMADSLVPITLGLSLLSYFFTQDLMRSASVLQADYSCALKLTTPVAFKSAISNAGKEGIIIKGAKSLESLQLAEVFVFDKTGTLTKGDLEVLDVVSFEESWDKEAVLNLAASIEEHYFHPVAKAVVKAAREKHFRHFHHDEVTFIVAHGVKSEISGKCVIIGSRHFLEDDEGIVFDFYEQRISKHLKNGEMPLFIGYDKKLLGVILLKDTLRENAKKALSRLRESGIKEIIMLTGDTHQKAKQIALELGIDRYYAEVLPTQKAEILEDIMQEGKKVAFVGDGINDAPALIRADVGIGMHKGADIAKASADIVLLRDDIEVVAEARELAVAALKKVHRGFKIAVSVNSLILALASLGKLSPIQTAFMHNGTTIALLLNALRRIKI; translated from the coding sequence ATGCAACTTATTTTATTGCACGCAACCCAAACAAGAGCACGTTTTAAATATCATTGCAAATCTAGTTTCAGGGTGGATTCTCTAAAATTGCGTCTTTTGCTTGAATCTTGCGCAGAGATTTCCAATGCCCGTGTAAATGCAATTTTGGGCAATGTGATTGTGGTTTTCAGGGGTGAGTTAGAGGAGATTACAAGTCTAGTGCAAACAGCCTTGGAACAAGCAAAGGTAGAATCGCAAGGAGTCAATAAAAAAGAAAGCTATTTGGCTTTGCGTGATGAGATTCCGAGTTCTGCTGAAGTGGCGCGAGCGGGAAGCGCGTTTTTAATTTCTCCTTTTTTACAGAATCCCAAATTTCAATTAGGATTCTCTGCGATTGCCTCCGCTCCTTTGCTTTTTAGTGGAATTAAAGAAACCTTAACACACGGCATTAATTCGCGCACATTGGAAGCTATGGCGGTAGCCATTTCATTGTATTTAAAAGATTTCAAGACAGCAAACTCTACGAATTTTATGTTAGCACTTGGAGAATACATTGAAGAGATGACAATGTACAAAAGTGATGATTTGCTAAAAGAGCTTGCAAAGCAAAAGAGTGGGGAAGCTTGGGTAGAGAGAATCCAAGATGGCGAAAATGTGCTTTTGCAAGTCTCAAGTGAGGAACTGAAAGTTAGTGATATTGTTGTGATTGGTGCAGGAGATACAATTTTGGTAGATGGACACATCACACAAGGGAAAGCATTGATAAATCAAATTTCTATGACAGGTGAAGCAACTCCTACCCCTAAAGATTATGGAGATAAAGTGCTCTCTGGCACGATTGTGCAAGAGGGACAAATTAAGGTTTGGGCGGAATCTGTGGGGGAACAAACTGCAATGGCGCGTATAAAAACCTATATTAAAGAAACACTTGTGCAAAAATCCTCTCAAGAATTGAATGCTTCTAAAATGGCGGATTCTTTAGTGCCTATTACGCTTGGTTTATCCTTGCTTTCTTATTTTTTTACTCAAGACCTTATGCGCAGTGCGAGTGTGTTGCAAGCCGATTATTCTTGCGCATTGAAGCTTACAACCCCCGTTGCGTTTAAATCTGCTATTTCCAATGCGGGCAAGGAGGGAATTATTATCAAAGGTGCAAAAAGCTTGGAATCTTTGCAACTTGCAGAGGTGTTTGTATTTGACAAAACAGGCACTTTAACTAAAGGTGATTTAGAAGTGCTAGATGTAGTTTCTTTTGAGGAATCTTGGGATAAAGAAGCGGTATTGAATCTCGCCGCAAGTATTGAGGAGCATTATTTTCACCCTGTTGCAAAAGCAGTTGTAAAAGCAGCAAGAGAAAAGCATTTTAGGCATTTTCATCACGATGAAGTAACCTTTATCGTCGCGCATGGCGTCAAAAGTGAAATTAGTGGAAAATGCGTTATTATCGGCTCTAGACATTTTTTAGAAGACGATGAGGGAATCGTATTTGATTTTTATGAACAAAGAATCTCCAAACACTTAAAAAATGGTGAAATGCCTTTATTTATAGGTTACGACAAGAAGCTTTTAGGCGTTATTTTACTAAAGGATACTTTAAGAGAAAATGCTAAAAAAGCTTTATCGCGCCTGCGTGAAAGTGGCATTAAGGAAATCATTATGCTTACAGGAGATACACATCAAAAAGCCAAGCAAATTGCTTTAGAGTTGGGGATTGACCGCTATTATGCAGAAGTTTTGCCCACCCAAAAGGCTGAAATTTTAGAGGACATTATGCAAGAGGGCAAAAAAGTTGCTTTTGTCGGCGATGGAATTAACGACGCACCCGCTCTAATACGCGCAGATGTTGGAATAGGTATGCACAAAGGAGCAGATATTGCCAAAGCAAGTGCGGATATTGTGCTCTTGCGTGATGATATTGAAGTGGTGGCGGAGGCAAGGGAGCTTGCAGTGGCAGCCTTAAAGAAAGTGCATAGAGGATTTAAAATTGCTGTGAGTGTTAATTCGTTGATTCTAGCTTTAGCAAGTCTTGGGAAGCTTAGTCCGATTCAAACCGCCTTTATGCACAATGGAACAACGATTGCGCTTTTGCTAAACGCATTGCGACGCATTAAAATTTAA